One part of the Drosophila teissieri strain GT53w chromosome 3R, Prin_Dtei_1.1, whole genome shotgun sequence genome encodes these proteins:
- the LOC122620655 gene encoding pH-sensitive chloride channel 2 isoform X1: MAVKTQRAKNKIENRRKIVAKSSHSCKVTNSESRDSRNNELFDMSNRRMDTLGIFVLISYLGLSSAAGIQLSDIQQNLAANGSVVLSPLNSTDAFSVAINLSQSTVNNCPSLANAESMAQLELLTRLTAGCRYDKMVPPVVYNKDGEEVPMDIYARFYIYVMKNLDSSDLQFTVQGLLQLRYLDPRLAFSSYLPNRRQPIMGESELKKMLWVPHIFLTNEQASTVLGTSAKDELTTIYPNGTVLTSTRLQATLYCWMNFQKFPFDEQKCKTTLESWMYNTSLVQLHWETDNPVSFDKQLQLTEYNLIGSLYNESIRVSNESYMSHGSLEGNYSIISFTVLLTREVGYYVIDYFLPSIMIVTISWVSFWLQADQTPARTTLGCTTLLSFITLSLSQENNLMKVSYVTMSEVWFLVCTIFIFGSLVEFAFVNTIWRRNNDLQLKKRTTKYIVKSTFVPHLKKHRRHGYRRTDSTMSTMSTTSMDKSCGPNNTVITIETPIIIGGSLSREDSAISLDEQDETSTSESGDSTKEKPAQTFATMTPKEVSLWIDRKMRFVFPLSFVVFNALFWTLVYCL, translated from the exons ATGGCCGTGAAAACGCAGCgcgcgaaaaacaaaatagaaaatcgTCGCAAAATCGTCGCCAAATCGTCGCACTCCTGCAAAGTTACCAACTCTGAGTCCCGTGATTCGAGAAACAACGAGCTGTTTGACATGAGTAACCGGAGAATGGATACACTCGGGATTTTCGTACTCATTAGCTACTTGGGATTATCAAGTGCGGCCGGAATTCAGCTGAGCGATATTCAACAGAATCTGG CCGCCAATGGATCGGTGGTGCTGTCGCCTTTGAACTCCACGGATGCCTTCAGCGTGGCCATCAACCTGTCGCAGTCCACGGTGAACAACTGTCCTTCGCTGGCCAACGCGGAGTCCATGgcgcagctggagctgctgacGAGATTGACCGCAGGATGTCGCTATGACAAGATGGTGCCGCCCGTGGTGTACAACAAGGATGGCGAGGAGGTGCCCATGGACATATACGCGCGATTCTACATCTATGTGATGAAGAACCTGGACTCGAGTGACCTGCAGTTCACGGTGCAGGgtctgctgcagctgcgctACTTGGACCCGCGCCTGGCCTTCTCCAGCTATCTGCCCAACCGCAGGCAGCCCATCATGGGCGAGTCGGAGCTGAAGAAGATGCTCTGGGTGCCGCACATATTCCTGACCAACGAGCAGGCCTCCACTGTGCTGGGCACCAGCGCCAAGGACGAACTGACCACCATTTATCCGAATGGCACGGTGCTGACCTCCACGCGGCTGCAGGCCACGCTGTACTGCTGGATGAACTTCCAGAAGTTCCCGTTCGACGAGCAGAAGTGCAAGACGACCCTGGAGAGCTGGATGTACAACACCTCGCTGGTGCAGCTCCACTGGGAGACCGACAACCCCGTGAGCTTCGacaagcagctgcagctgacgGAGTACAACCTGATTGGGTCGCTGTACAACGAATCCATCCGGGTGTCCAACGAATCCTACATGTCGCACGGCTCACTGGAGGGCAACTACAGCATCATCAGCTTCACCGTCTTGCTGACCCGGGAGGTGGGCTACTATGTGATCGACTACTTCCTGCCCTCGATCATGATAGTGACCATTTCGTGGGTGTCCTTCTGGCTGCAGGCGGATCAAACGCCCGCGAGGACTACTCTGGGCTGCACCACGCTGCTCTCCTTCATCAcgctgtcgctgtcgcagGAGAACAACCTGATGAAGGTGAGCTATGTGACCATGTCGGAGGTGTGGTTCCTGGTCTGCACCATCTTCATTTTCGGCAGCCTGGTGGAGTTCGCCTTCGTGAACACCATCTGGCGGCGAAACAACGATCTGCAGCTCAAGAAGCGCACCACCAAGTACATAGTCAAGTCCACATTTGTGCCGCATCTGAAGAAGCATCGCAGGCATGGCTACAGACGCACCGACAGCACCATGAGCACCATGAGCACCACCAGCATGGACAAGTCCTGtggccccaacaacaccgtCATCACCATAGAGACGCCCATCATCATTGGCGGCAGTCTCAGTCGCGAGGACTCGGCCATCAGCTTGGACGAGCAGGACGAGACCTCCACCTCGGAGTCCGGCGATTCCACGAAGGAGAAGCCCGCCCAGACCTTCGCCACCATGACGCCCAAGGAGGTGTCCCTGTGGATCGATCGCAAGATGCGCTTCGTCTTCCCGCTGTCCTTCGTCGTGTTCAATGCCCTGTTTTGGACCCTGGTCTACTGCCTgtga
- the LOC122620655 gene encoding pH-sensitive chloride channel 2 isoform X2, protein MAQLELLTRLTAGCRYDKMVPPVVYNKDGEEVPMDIYARFYIYVMKNLDSSDLQFTVQGLLQLRYLDPRLAFSSYLPNRRQPIMGESELKKMLWVPHIFLTNEQASTVLGTSAKDELTTIYPNGTVLTSTRLQATLYCWMNFQKFPFDEQKCKTTLESWMYNTSLVQLHWETDNPVSFDKQLQLTEYNLIGSLYNESIRVSNESYMSHGSLEGNYSIISFTVLLTREVGYYVIDYFLPSIMIVTISWVSFWLQADQTPARTTLGCTTLLSFITLSLSQENNLMKVSYVTMSEVWFLVCTIFIFGSLVEFAFVNTIWRRNNDLQLKKRTTKYIVKSTFVPHLKKHRRHGYRRTDSTMSTMSTTSMDKSCGPNNTVITIETPIIIGGSLSREDSAISLDEQDETSTSESGDSTKEKPAQTFATMTPKEVSLWIDRKMRFVFPLSFVVFNALFWTLVYCL, encoded by the coding sequence ATGgcgcagctggagctgctgacGAGATTGACCGCAGGATGTCGCTATGACAAGATGGTGCCGCCCGTGGTGTACAACAAGGATGGCGAGGAGGTGCCCATGGACATATACGCGCGATTCTACATCTATGTGATGAAGAACCTGGACTCGAGTGACCTGCAGTTCACGGTGCAGGgtctgctgcagctgcgctACTTGGACCCGCGCCTGGCCTTCTCCAGCTATCTGCCCAACCGCAGGCAGCCCATCATGGGCGAGTCGGAGCTGAAGAAGATGCTCTGGGTGCCGCACATATTCCTGACCAACGAGCAGGCCTCCACTGTGCTGGGCACCAGCGCCAAGGACGAACTGACCACCATTTATCCGAATGGCACGGTGCTGACCTCCACGCGGCTGCAGGCCACGCTGTACTGCTGGATGAACTTCCAGAAGTTCCCGTTCGACGAGCAGAAGTGCAAGACGACCCTGGAGAGCTGGATGTACAACACCTCGCTGGTGCAGCTCCACTGGGAGACCGACAACCCCGTGAGCTTCGacaagcagctgcagctgacgGAGTACAACCTGATTGGGTCGCTGTACAACGAATCCATCCGGGTGTCCAACGAATCCTACATGTCGCACGGCTCACTGGAGGGCAACTACAGCATCATCAGCTTCACCGTCTTGCTGACCCGGGAGGTGGGCTACTATGTGATCGACTACTTCCTGCCCTCGATCATGATAGTGACCATTTCGTGGGTGTCCTTCTGGCTGCAGGCGGATCAAACGCCCGCGAGGACTACTCTGGGCTGCACCACGCTGCTCTCCTTCATCAcgctgtcgctgtcgcagGAGAACAACCTGATGAAGGTGAGCTATGTGACCATGTCGGAGGTGTGGTTCCTGGTCTGCACCATCTTCATTTTCGGCAGCCTGGTGGAGTTCGCCTTCGTGAACACCATCTGGCGGCGAAACAACGATCTGCAGCTCAAGAAGCGCACCACCAAGTACATAGTCAAGTCCACATTTGTGCCGCATCTGAAGAAGCATCGCAGGCATGGCTACAGACGCACCGACAGCACCATGAGCACCATGAGCACCACCAGCATGGACAAGTCCTGtggccccaacaacaccgtCATCACCATAGAGACGCCCATCATCATTGGCGGCAGTCTCAGTCGCGAGGACTCGGCCATCAGCTTGGACGAGCAGGACGAGACCTCCACCTCGGAGTCCGGCGATTCCACGAAGGAGAAGCCCGCCCAGACCTTCGCCACCATGACGCCCAAGGAGGTGTCCCTGTGGATCGATCGCAAGATGCGCTTCGTCTTCCCGCTGTCCTTCGTCGTGTTCAATGCCCTGTTTTGGACCCTGGTCTACTGCCTgtga